CATGCCGACAGGCGTCGCGTTGATGACGAGGTCGGCCGACTCGACCGCCTCCCGGGCGCTGCGGTCGAGCGGCAACGCCGCGGCAGCAGCGCCACGAAGGTACGGCCTCATGCGCTCCACGATCGCTTCCGCGCGTTCCACGGAGCGGTTCACCAGCGTGAGGCTCGCCGCCTTGCCGACGATCAGGCCGACCACCGCGGCCCCCGCTGCGCCGCCGGCGCCGATAACGACGGCCTTCTTGCCAGCAGGATCGAACCCGACCTCCGACTTGAGCGCATCGATGAGCCCTCGGCCATCGGTGTTGTAGCCGACGAGGGTGCCGTCCACGCAGTGCACCGTGTTCACGGCGTCGGCCATCTGCGCGAACATGGCGACCTCGTCGCACAAGGGAAGGATCGCCTGCTTGTACGGCATCGTGACGTTGAACCCCACGAACGGCAGCGAGCGCACAGCATCGACCAGGCGCACGAGCCCCCGTTGGTCGGAAACCGGCAACGGCAGGTACACCCAGTTCAGCTCGAGCGCCTCGTAGGCCGCGTTGTGCATGGCCGGCGACAGCGAGCGGTCGATCGGCCATCCGACGACGCCGGCCAGCTTGGTTCGCCCGTCTATCCGCATGATGACTCCTCGCGAGCGCGTTCGGCGGCGCTCTTCCCCATTATGAGCGACTCGAGCCGCCGAAGCATCAACGTGTGCGGCAAGTCATGCGACGAACGCGGCGGCACCATCACGACTCGGCATCCGACGAGGCGTGCGCCGAGCACGTCAGTGAAGAGCTGATCGCCGATCACCACGCACTCTTGAGCACGGACACCGAGGAGCTTCAGTGCGCGCCAGAACGCGAACGGCAGCGGTTTGACCGCCTTCGCGACGATCGGGAGTCCGAGCTCGGCCGCCACTTCCCGCGCACGCCGGTGCCAGTTGTTCGACACGAGGCACACCGAAAA
The Parvivirga hydrogeniphila genome window above contains:
- the aroE gene encoding shikimate dehydrogenase is translated as MRIDGRTKLAGVVGWPIDRSLSPAMHNAAYEALELNWVYLPLPVSDQRGLVRLVDAVRSLPFVGFNVTMPYKQAILPLCDEVAMFAQMADAVNTVHCVDGTLVGYNTDGRGLIDALKSEVGFDPAGKKAVVIGAGGAAGAAVVGLIVGKAASLTLVNRSVERAEAIVERMRPYLRGAAAAALPLDRSAREAVESADLVINATPVGMVDGDPSPVPPEWLHEGQVVCDMIYQRLETDLMRVARDAGATVMGGLPMLIEQGALAIEIWSGASQLKVPRDVMRRAAEDALSRPVATESER
- a CDS encoding YqeG family HAD IIIA-type phosphatase, whose product is MLEADGFCKDVESITPESLAALGARAAIIDLDNTLLPRDRQDIPASVRAWLGGLKDAGFSVCLVSNNWHRRAREVAAELGLPIVAKAVKPLPFAFWRALKLLGVRAQECVVIGDQLFTDVLGARLVGCRVVMVPPRSSHDLPHTLMLRRLESLIMGKSAAERAREESSCG